A window of the Cannabis sativa cultivar Pink pepper isolate KNU-18-1 chromosome X, ASM2916894v1, whole genome shotgun sequence genome harbors these coding sequences:
- the LOC115722410 gene encoding chaperone protein dnaJ 1, mitochondrial isoform X3 has protein sequence MSKLRWLSLCRRHLLTSMAAEPRNKLGKLVSLPHNSFCSRALHCSGSAHGGTVDLGSSFRKRYFYASGFYCSPERDYYEILGVPRNASRDEIKKAFHALAKKYHPDTNENNPSAKKKFQDIRDAYEALQDSEKREKYDEMHTRGSENMEGAGDTRGFRYSNQNNFSSSFHKVFSEIFEHDFDRFASDIQVELSLSFLEAAKGCIRHLSVDAYVPCDFCYGQGYAVDAKKKVCPTCRGIGRVTIPPFTSTCNTCKGSGRVIKEYCVSCQGSGVVEGVREVKVTIPAGIDSGDTIRVPGAGNTGGQGSEPGTLYIKLKVAKDPIFARDGADVYVDSNISFTQAILGGKVEVPTLSGKTQVKIPMGVQHGHLLILRGKGLPKPGLLINHHGDQYVRFSIKFPTKLNERQHALLEEFAKEEINQGENSLNEGNWRRKEKFELTSG, from the exons ATGAGCAAACTGAGGTGGCTCAGCCTG TGTCGGCGGCATTTGCTCACGTCTATGGCTGCGGAGCCGCGTAATAAACTAGGAAAACTCGTCTCGTTGCCCCACAATTCGTTTTGTAGTCGAG CTCTGCACTGTTCTGGTTCTGCACACGGGGGAACTGTGGATTTGGGCTCTTCATTTCGGAAGCGTTATTTTTATGCTTCAG GGTTCTATTGCTCCCCGGAACGAGACTACTACGAAATTCTGGGTGTTCCTCGAAATGCAAGTCGGGATGAGATAAAAAAGGCTTTTCATGCA CTTGCAAAGAAATACCATCCAGATACCAATGAAAACAATCCTTCTGCAAAGAAAAAATTTCAAGACATAAGAGACGCTTATGAG GCTCTGCAAGATTCAGAGAAGAGGGAAAAATATGACGAG ATGCACACAAGGGGCTCAGAAAATATGGAAGGTGCTGGTGATACTCGGGGTTTTCGTTACAGTAATCAGAATAATTTCTCCAGTTCATTCCATAAAGTATTCTCTGAG ATTTTTGAACACGATTTTGATCGTTTTGCATCTGATATTCAG GTGGAGTTATCACTCTCTTTTCTTGAAGCTGCTAAAGGATGCATAAGACATCTCTCCGTTGATGCTTATGTTCCTTGTGATTTTTGCT ATGGGCAAGGTTATGCTGTTGATGCCAAGAAAAAAGTTTGCCCTACGTGCAGAGGTATTGGGAGA GTAACCATTCCTCCGTTCACATCTACTTGTAATACTTGCAAAGGATCAGGCCGAGTAATAAAG GAGTATTGTGTGTCTTGCCAAGGATCAGGAGTAGTTGAAGGTGTTAGAGAGGTTAAAGTCACAATACCTGCAG GTATAGATTCTGGAGATACTATACGTGTACCAGGGGCTGGAAACACTGGTGGTCAAGGAAGTGAACCTGGTACCTTATACATTAAACTGAAG GTTGCCAAAGATCCTATATTTGCTAGAGATGGGGCAGATGTTTATGTGGACTCCAATATCAGCTTTACACAG GCAATCCTTGGTGGTAAGGTTGAGGTGCCAACATTGTCAGGGAAGACACAAGTAAAA ATACCTATGGGAGTTCAGCATGGACATCTTCTAATACTAAGAGGCAAAG GACTTCCAAAGCCCGGCCTTCTTATTAACCACCATGGAGATCAGTATGTGCGCTTTAGTATCAAATTTCCCAC AAAATTAAATGAACGGCAACATGCTCTTTTGGAGGAATTTGCAAAGGAGGAAATAAATCAAGGAGAAAATAGTTTGAACGAGGGAAACTG GagaaggaaagaaaaatttGAATTGACAAGTGGATAG
- the LOC115712946 gene encoding small ribosomal subunit protein uS15-like, whose product MGRMHSCGKGISASALPYKRSSPSWLKISSQDVEDNICKFAKKGLTPSQIGVILRDSHGIAQVKSVTGSKILRVLKAHGLAPKIPEDLYHLIKKAVSIRKHLKRNMKDKDSKFRLILVESRIHRLARYYKKTKKLPPVWKYESTTASTLVG is encoded by the coding sequence ATGGGTCGTATGCACAGCTGCGGTAAGGGTATCTCCGCCTCAGCTCTTCCATACAAGAGAAGTTCACCAAGTTGGCTCAAGATCTCTTCTCAAGATGTCGAGGACAACATTTGCAAGTTTGCAAAGAAGGGTCTTACACCATCTCAGATTGGTGTGATTCTTCGTGACTCTCACGGTATTGCTCAGGTTAAGAGCGTTACTGGAAGCAAGATTTTGCGTGTTCTCAAGGCTCACGGTCTTGCCCCCAAAATTCCTGAGGATCTGTATCATCTTATTAAGAAGGCAGTCTCTATTAGGAAGCATCTTAAGAGGAACATGAAGGACAAGGATTCTAAGTTTCGATTGATTTTGGTTGAGAGCAGGATACACAGACTTGCACGTTACTACAAAAAGACCAAGAAGCTTCCCCCAGTGTGGAAATACGAGTCAACAACCGCTAGCACCCTTGTTGGTTAG
- the LOC115722410 gene encoding chaperone protein dnaJ 1, mitochondrial isoform X2 produces the protein MSKLRWLSLCRRHLLTSMAAEPRNKLGKLVSLPHNSFCSRALHCSGSAHGGTVDLGSSFRKRYFYASGFYCSPERDYYEILGVPRNASRDEIKKAFHALAKKYHPDTNENNPSAKKKFQDIRDAYEALQDSEKREKYDEMHTRGSENMEGAGDTRGFRYSNQNNFSSSFHKVFSEIFEHDFDRFASDIQVELSLSFLEAAKGCIRHLSVDAYVPCDFCYGQGYAVDAKKKVCPTCRGIGRVTIPPFTSTCNTCKGSGRVIKEYCVSCQGSGVVEGVREVKVTIPAGIDSGDTIRVPGAGNTGGQGSEPGTLYIKLKVAKDPIFARDGADVYVDSNISFTQAILGGKVEVPTLSGKTQVKIPMGVQHGHLLILRGKGLPKPGLLINHHGDQYVRFSIKFPTKLNERQHALLEEFAKEEINQGENSLNEGNWLQKFFEHLAGPKFVLELSMFILILFFLSKNVG, from the exons ATGAGCAAACTGAGGTGGCTCAGCCTG TGTCGGCGGCATTTGCTCACGTCTATGGCTGCGGAGCCGCGTAATAAACTAGGAAAACTCGTCTCGTTGCCCCACAATTCGTTTTGTAGTCGAG CTCTGCACTGTTCTGGTTCTGCACACGGGGGAACTGTGGATTTGGGCTCTTCATTTCGGAAGCGTTATTTTTATGCTTCAG GGTTCTATTGCTCCCCGGAACGAGACTACTACGAAATTCTGGGTGTTCCTCGAAATGCAAGTCGGGATGAGATAAAAAAGGCTTTTCATGCA CTTGCAAAGAAATACCATCCAGATACCAATGAAAACAATCCTTCTGCAAAGAAAAAATTTCAAGACATAAGAGACGCTTATGAG GCTCTGCAAGATTCAGAGAAGAGGGAAAAATATGACGAG ATGCACACAAGGGGCTCAGAAAATATGGAAGGTGCTGGTGATACTCGGGGTTTTCGTTACAGTAATCAGAATAATTTCTCCAGTTCATTCCATAAAGTATTCTCTGAG ATTTTTGAACACGATTTTGATCGTTTTGCATCTGATATTCAG GTGGAGTTATCACTCTCTTTTCTTGAAGCTGCTAAAGGATGCATAAGACATCTCTCCGTTGATGCTTATGTTCCTTGTGATTTTTGCT ATGGGCAAGGTTATGCTGTTGATGCCAAGAAAAAAGTTTGCCCTACGTGCAGAGGTATTGGGAGA GTAACCATTCCTCCGTTCACATCTACTTGTAATACTTGCAAAGGATCAGGCCGAGTAATAAAG GAGTATTGTGTGTCTTGCCAAGGATCAGGAGTAGTTGAAGGTGTTAGAGAGGTTAAAGTCACAATACCTGCAG GTATAGATTCTGGAGATACTATACGTGTACCAGGGGCTGGAAACACTGGTGGTCAAGGAAGTGAACCTGGTACCTTATACATTAAACTGAAG GTTGCCAAAGATCCTATATTTGCTAGAGATGGGGCAGATGTTTATGTGGACTCCAATATCAGCTTTACACAG GCAATCCTTGGTGGTAAGGTTGAGGTGCCAACATTGTCAGGGAAGACACAAGTAAAA ATACCTATGGGAGTTCAGCATGGACATCTTCTAATACTAAGAGGCAAAG GACTTCCAAAGCCCGGCCTTCTTATTAACCACCATGGAGATCAGTATGTGCGCTTTAGTATCAAATTTCCCAC AAAATTAAATGAACGGCAACATGCTCTTTTGGAGGAATTTGCAAAGGAGGAAATAAATCAAGGAGAAAATAGTTTGAACGAGGGAAACTG GTTGCAGAAGTTTTTTGAACATTTGGCGGGTCCTAAGTTTGTGCTTGAACTATCCATGTTCATTTTGATTCTTTTCTTCCTGAGCAAAAATGTCGGATGA
- the LOC115722410 gene encoding chaperone protein dnaJ 1, mitochondrial isoform X4, which yields MSKLRWLSLCRRHLLTSMAAEPRNKLGKLVSLPHNSFCSRALHCSGSAHGGTVDLGSSFRKRYFYASGFYCSPERDYYEILGVPRNASRDEIKKAFHALAKKYHPDTNENNPSAKKKFQDIRDAYEALQDSEKREKYDEMHTRGSENMEGAGDTRGFRYSNQNNFSSSFHKVFSEIFEHDFDRFASDIQVELSLSFLEAAKGCIRHLSVDAYVPCDFCYGQGYAVDAKKKVCPTCRGIGRVTIPPFTSTCNTCKGSGRVIKEYCVSCQGSGVVEGVREVKVTIPAGIDSGDTIRVPGAGNTGGQGSEPGTLYIKLKVAKDPIFARDGADVYVDSNISFTQAILGGKVEVPTLSGKTQVKIPMGVQHGHLLILRGKGLPKPGLLINHHGDQYVRFSIKFPTKLNERQHALLEEFAKEEINQGENSLNEGNWLYQQLCTG from the exons ATGAGCAAACTGAGGTGGCTCAGCCTG TGTCGGCGGCATTTGCTCACGTCTATGGCTGCGGAGCCGCGTAATAAACTAGGAAAACTCGTCTCGTTGCCCCACAATTCGTTTTGTAGTCGAG CTCTGCACTGTTCTGGTTCTGCACACGGGGGAACTGTGGATTTGGGCTCTTCATTTCGGAAGCGTTATTTTTATGCTTCAG GGTTCTATTGCTCCCCGGAACGAGACTACTACGAAATTCTGGGTGTTCCTCGAAATGCAAGTCGGGATGAGATAAAAAAGGCTTTTCATGCA CTTGCAAAGAAATACCATCCAGATACCAATGAAAACAATCCTTCTGCAAAGAAAAAATTTCAAGACATAAGAGACGCTTATGAG GCTCTGCAAGATTCAGAGAAGAGGGAAAAATATGACGAG ATGCACACAAGGGGCTCAGAAAATATGGAAGGTGCTGGTGATACTCGGGGTTTTCGTTACAGTAATCAGAATAATTTCTCCAGTTCATTCCATAAAGTATTCTCTGAG ATTTTTGAACACGATTTTGATCGTTTTGCATCTGATATTCAG GTGGAGTTATCACTCTCTTTTCTTGAAGCTGCTAAAGGATGCATAAGACATCTCTCCGTTGATGCTTATGTTCCTTGTGATTTTTGCT ATGGGCAAGGTTATGCTGTTGATGCCAAGAAAAAAGTTTGCCCTACGTGCAGAGGTATTGGGAGA GTAACCATTCCTCCGTTCACATCTACTTGTAATACTTGCAAAGGATCAGGCCGAGTAATAAAG GAGTATTGTGTGTCTTGCCAAGGATCAGGAGTAGTTGAAGGTGTTAGAGAGGTTAAAGTCACAATACCTGCAG GTATAGATTCTGGAGATACTATACGTGTACCAGGGGCTGGAAACACTGGTGGTCAAGGAAGTGAACCTGGTACCTTATACATTAAACTGAAG GTTGCCAAAGATCCTATATTTGCTAGAGATGGGGCAGATGTTTATGTGGACTCCAATATCAGCTTTACACAG GCAATCCTTGGTGGTAAGGTTGAGGTGCCAACATTGTCAGGGAAGACACAAGTAAAA ATACCTATGGGAGTTCAGCATGGACATCTTCTAATACTAAGAGGCAAAG GACTTCCAAAGCCCGGCCTTCTTATTAACCACCATGGAGATCAGTATGTGCGCTTTAGTATCAAATTTCCCAC AAAATTAAATGAACGGCAACATGCTCTTTTGGAGGAATTTGCAAAGGAGGAAATAAATCAAGGAGAAAATAGTTTGAACGAGGGAAACTG GCTTTACCAGCAGCTCTGTACTGGTTGA
- the LOC115722410 gene encoding chaperone protein dnaJ 1, mitochondrial isoform X5: MSKLRWLSLCRRHLLTSMAAEPRNKLGKLVSLPHNSFCSRALHCSGSAHGGTVDLGSSFRKRYFYASGFYCSPERDYYEILGVPRNASRDEIKKAFHALAKKYHPDTNENNPSAKKKFQDIRDAYEALQDSEKREKYDEMHTRGSENMEGAGDTRGFRYSNQNNFSSSFHKVFSEIFEHDFDRFASDIQVELSLSFLEAAKGCIRHLSVDAYVPCDFCYGQGYAVDAKKKVCPTCRGIGRVTIPPFTSTCNTCKGSGRVIKEYCVSCQGSGVVEGVREVKVTIPAGIDSGDTIRVPGAGNTGGQGSEPGTLYIKLKVAKDPIFARDGADVYVDSNISFTQAILGGKVEVPTLSGKTQVKIPMGVQHGHLLILRGKGLPKPGLLINHHGDQYVRFSIKFPTKLNERQHALLEEFAKEEINQGENSLNEGNWFLNG, translated from the exons ATGAGCAAACTGAGGTGGCTCAGCCTG TGTCGGCGGCATTTGCTCACGTCTATGGCTGCGGAGCCGCGTAATAAACTAGGAAAACTCGTCTCGTTGCCCCACAATTCGTTTTGTAGTCGAG CTCTGCACTGTTCTGGTTCTGCACACGGGGGAACTGTGGATTTGGGCTCTTCATTTCGGAAGCGTTATTTTTATGCTTCAG GGTTCTATTGCTCCCCGGAACGAGACTACTACGAAATTCTGGGTGTTCCTCGAAATGCAAGTCGGGATGAGATAAAAAAGGCTTTTCATGCA CTTGCAAAGAAATACCATCCAGATACCAATGAAAACAATCCTTCTGCAAAGAAAAAATTTCAAGACATAAGAGACGCTTATGAG GCTCTGCAAGATTCAGAGAAGAGGGAAAAATATGACGAG ATGCACACAAGGGGCTCAGAAAATATGGAAGGTGCTGGTGATACTCGGGGTTTTCGTTACAGTAATCAGAATAATTTCTCCAGTTCATTCCATAAAGTATTCTCTGAG ATTTTTGAACACGATTTTGATCGTTTTGCATCTGATATTCAG GTGGAGTTATCACTCTCTTTTCTTGAAGCTGCTAAAGGATGCATAAGACATCTCTCCGTTGATGCTTATGTTCCTTGTGATTTTTGCT ATGGGCAAGGTTATGCTGTTGATGCCAAGAAAAAAGTTTGCCCTACGTGCAGAGGTATTGGGAGA GTAACCATTCCTCCGTTCACATCTACTTGTAATACTTGCAAAGGATCAGGCCGAGTAATAAAG GAGTATTGTGTGTCTTGCCAAGGATCAGGAGTAGTTGAAGGTGTTAGAGAGGTTAAAGTCACAATACCTGCAG GTATAGATTCTGGAGATACTATACGTGTACCAGGGGCTGGAAACACTGGTGGTCAAGGAAGTGAACCTGGTACCTTATACATTAAACTGAAG GTTGCCAAAGATCCTATATTTGCTAGAGATGGGGCAGATGTTTATGTGGACTCCAATATCAGCTTTACACAG GCAATCCTTGGTGGTAAGGTTGAGGTGCCAACATTGTCAGGGAAGACACAAGTAAAA ATACCTATGGGAGTTCAGCATGGACATCTTCTAATACTAAGAGGCAAAG GACTTCCAAAGCCCGGCCTTCTTATTAACCACCATGGAGATCAGTATGTGCGCTTTAGTATCAAATTTCCCAC AAAATTAAATGAACGGCAACATGCTCTTTTGGAGGAATTTGCAAAGGAGGAAATAAATCAAGGAGAAAATAGTTTGAACGAGGGAAACTG GTTTTTAAATGGATAA
- the LOC115722410 gene encoding retrovirus-related Pol polyprotein from transposon RE1 isoform X1 → MAEIRSDSKSVVVSDVVPVMSKITDHKLIGLNYLEWSKTIRLYLRSIDKDDHLTDDPPEETNDSRKIWLREDARLFLQIRNSIDNEVISLINHCELVKELMGYLEFLYSGKDNISRIYDVCKAFYRAEKQDKSLMNYFMAFKKTYEELNVLLPFSPDVKVQQRQREQMAIMSFLAGLSSEFDSAKSQVLSGSDVSSLQDVFTRVLRTETTSSTPLNSALVSRNNSAPERNSTPSGFKGGNSQGPDNRTPNSGSIMCNYCKKPGHTKFECRKLQFKNRQQHSANIASTSDASDKSVLISADEFAKFSRYQETLKSSSSSVTAIADSGNSNVCLLSKSSKWVIDSGATDHMTGNSRLFSTFQSHSPTSVVTLADGSTASVLGSGTIVPTPMLSLSSVLHLPDLSFNLLSVSQLTRNLNCCISFFPDHCLFQDLMTKKIIGKGHESSGLYVLDPLPPTSIVCSSVASAFEAHCRLGHPSLPLLKKLCPQYSSLSSLDCESCQFAKHHRVSLSPRVNKRASVPFELVHSDVWGPSPILSQLGFVYFVTFVDDYSRVTWLYLMKNRSELFSIFCAFCAEIQTQFNVSIRTLRSDNAKEYTSAQFQSYMTSNGMLHETSCVDTAPQNGVAERKNRHLLETARALLFHMKVPKPFWADAVSTACFLINRMPSSVLNGEIPFKILFPNKSLFPVAPRDGSVCFARDVRPSVTKLDPKALKCVFLGYSRLQKGYRCYCPDLNKYLVSIDVTFVENTPYFSSSTTSTSPGEDDDLLVYSVTSYAPATCSGGSLVPSPVSVVTPAIPPPPLPRPPPPPPLPRPPPPPPPLPPPPLPRPPIVYTRRPPPPPPVSCPAPASSSSDLEISDDLPIALRKEN, encoded by the exons ATGGCAGAGATAAGATCAGATTCAAAATCAGTTGTTGTTTCTGATGTTGTTCCCGTGATGTCTAAAATTACGGATCATAAGTTGattggtttgaattatttggaatggagtaagacgattcgattgtatttgaggagtattgacaaagatgatcacttgactgatgatcctcctgaagaaacaaacgattcaaggaaaatatggctccgtgaggatgctcgcttgttccttcaaattcgaaattctatcgataatgaggtaattagtttgattaatcattgtgaattggttaaagaactaatgggttacttggagtttttgtattctggcaaagacaacatatctcgcatatatgatgtttgcaaagctttttatcgcgcggagaaacaagataagtctcttatgaattattttatggctttcaagaaaacatatgaagaacttaatgtgctattaccctttagtcctgatgtaaaagttcaacagcgccaacgagaacagatggctattatgagttttcttgcaggactctcatctgaatttgactctgcaaagtcacaagttctctctggttctgatgtctcctctttacaagatgtgtttactcgtgttcttcgcacagagactacctcttcaactcctcttaatagcgccttggtgagtcgtaataattctgcaccggaaagaaactctactcccagtggatttaaaggaggtaattcacaaggacctgataaccgcacaccaaattctgggagcatcatgtgcaattattgtaagaaaccaggccacaccaagtttgagtgtaggaagttacaatttaagaatcgacaacaacactctgccaatattgcaagcactagtgatgcatctgacaaatcggtccttatttctgctgatgaatttgccaagttctcaaggtatcaggaaacacttaagtcttcatcttcttctgtcACTGCGATTGCTGATTCAGGTAACTCTAATGTATgccttctttccaaatcctcaaaatgggtcattgattctggtgccacaGATCATATGACAGGTAATTCCCGTCTCTTTTCCACTTTTCAGTCTCACAGTCCCACTTCTGTTGTCACCTTAGCTGATGGGTCAACAGCTTCTGTTCTTGGATCTGGCACTATTGTTCCTACACCTATGCTATCTTTGTCATCAGTCTTACATTTACCTGATTTGtcctttaatttgctttctgttagtcaactcactcgtaatctaaattgttgcatctcattctttcctgatcattgtttgtttcaggatcttatgacgaagaagattattggtaaaggacatgaatctagtggcttgtatgttcttgacccaCTTCCGCCAACCTCTATTGTTTGTTCGAGTGTTGCTTCCGCTTTTGAGGCTCATTGTCGTTTAGGTCATCCATCCCTTCCTTTGCTCAAGAAACTGTGTCCCCAATATAGTAGTTTATCTTCGTTAGATTGTGAGTCATGTCAGTTTGCCAAACATCATCGTGTTAGTTTGAGTCCACGTGTCAATAAACGTGCTAGTGTTCCTTTTGAGTTAGTTCATTCTGATGTTTGGGGTCCTTCTCCTATTTTGTCTCAACTCGGATTCGtgtattttgttacttttgtggatgattattctcgtgtaacttggttatatttaatgaaaaatcgttctgagttgttttctatattctgtgctttttgtgctgagattcaaactcaatttaatgtatctattcgtactttgagaagtgataatgccaaagagtacacgtctgctcaatttcaatcttatatgacctctaatggcatgcttcatgaaacttcttgtgttgatacggcacctcagaatggtgttgcagaacgtaaaaacagacatcttcttgaaactgcacGTGCTCTCTTGTTTCATATGAAAGTTCCTAAACCTTTTTGGGCCGATGCAGTTTCCACGGcatgctttcttattaatcgcatgccatcctctgttcttaatggtgaaattccatttaaaattctttttcctaataagtcattatttccagttgctccgcgagatggtagtgtttgttttgctcgcgatgtccgtccatctgtcaccaaattagaccctaaggcactaaagtgtgtctttcttggttattctcgtcttcagaaagggtataggtgttattgtcctgatctcaacaaatatcttgtttctattgatgttacctttgtagaaaatacaccttatttttcatcttccactacttctactagtccgggggaggatgatgatttgttAGTTTATTCTGTCACATCCTATGCGCCTGCTACATGTTCTGGCGGGTCTCTTGTTCCTTCACCTGTCTCGGTCGTCACCCCCGCAAtaccacctccaccactccctcggcctccaccacctccaccactccctcggcctccaccacctccaccacctctaccacctccaccactccctcggcctcctatagtgtacaccaggcgcccccctcctccacctcctgtttcatgtcctgcacctgcatcttcatcatcagatctggaaatctcagatgatcttcccattgcactacgtaaag AAAATTAA
- the LOC115722410 gene encoding chaperone protein dnaJ 1, mitochondrial isoform X6, giving the protein MSKLRWLSLCRRHLLTSMAAEPRNKLGKLVSLPHNSFCSRALHCSGSAHGGTVDLGSSFRKRYFYASGFYCSPERDYYEILGVPRNASRDEIKKAFHALAKKYHPDTNENNPSAKKKFQDIRDAYEALQDSEKREKYDEVELSLSFLEAAKGCIRHLSVDAYVPCDFCYGQGYAVDAKKKVCPTCRGIGRVTIPPFTSTCNTCKGSGRVIKEYCVSCQGSGVVEGVREVKVTIPAGIDSGDTIRVPGAGNTGGQGSEPGTLYIKLKVAKDPIFARDGADVYVDSNISFTQAILGGKVEVPTLSGKTQVKIPMGVQHGHLLILRGKGLPKPGLLINHHGDQYVRFSIKFPTKLNERQHALLEEFAKEEINQGENSLNEGNWLQKFFEHLAGPKFVLELSMFILILFFLSKNVG; this is encoded by the exons ATGAGCAAACTGAGGTGGCTCAGCCTG TGTCGGCGGCATTTGCTCACGTCTATGGCTGCGGAGCCGCGTAATAAACTAGGAAAACTCGTCTCGTTGCCCCACAATTCGTTTTGTAGTCGAG CTCTGCACTGTTCTGGTTCTGCACACGGGGGAACTGTGGATTTGGGCTCTTCATTTCGGAAGCGTTATTTTTATGCTTCAG GGTTCTATTGCTCCCCGGAACGAGACTACTACGAAATTCTGGGTGTTCCTCGAAATGCAAGTCGGGATGAGATAAAAAAGGCTTTTCATGCA CTTGCAAAGAAATACCATCCAGATACCAATGAAAACAATCCTTCTGCAAAGAAAAAATTTCAAGACATAAGAGACGCTTATGAG GCTCTGCAAGATTCAGAGAAGAGGGAAAAATATGACGAG GTGGAGTTATCACTCTCTTTTCTTGAAGCTGCTAAAGGATGCATAAGACATCTCTCCGTTGATGCTTATGTTCCTTGTGATTTTTGCT ATGGGCAAGGTTATGCTGTTGATGCCAAGAAAAAAGTTTGCCCTACGTGCAGAGGTATTGGGAGA GTAACCATTCCTCCGTTCACATCTACTTGTAATACTTGCAAAGGATCAGGCCGAGTAATAAAG GAGTATTGTGTGTCTTGCCAAGGATCAGGAGTAGTTGAAGGTGTTAGAGAGGTTAAAGTCACAATACCTGCAG GTATAGATTCTGGAGATACTATACGTGTACCAGGGGCTGGAAACACTGGTGGTCAAGGAAGTGAACCTGGTACCTTATACATTAAACTGAAG GTTGCCAAAGATCCTATATTTGCTAGAGATGGGGCAGATGTTTATGTGGACTCCAATATCAGCTTTACACAG GCAATCCTTGGTGGTAAGGTTGAGGTGCCAACATTGTCAGGGAAGACACAAGTAAAA ATACCTATGGGAGTTCAGCATGGACATCTTCTAATACTAAGAGGCAAAG GACTTCCAAAGCCCGGCCTTCTTATTAACCACCATGGAGATCAGTATGTGCGCTTTAGTATCAAATTTCCCAC AAAATTAAATGAACGGCAACATGCTCTTTTGGAGGAATTTGCAAAGGAGGAAATAAATCAAGGAGAAAATAGTTTGAACGAGGGAAACTG GTTGCAGAAGTTTTTTGAACATTTGGCGGGTCCTAAGTTTGTGCTTGAACTATCCATGTTCATTTTGATTCTTTTCTTCCTGAGCAAAAATGTCGGATGA